A window of the Hippoglossus stenolepis isolate QCI-W04-F060 chromosome 8, HSTE1.2, whole genome shotgun sequence genome harbors these coding sequences:
- the khdc4 gene encoding KH homology domain-containing protein 4 isoform X3 — protein MSFCGTHNGGRRSKWDQPGPGPGPGPGGMGEAEAAPTGALDAAAAVAAKINAMLVAKGKLKPSQIGPPGPPEKIMGVGKPPVQTKAKDDLVVAEVEINDVPITCRNLLTRGQTQDEISKVSGAAVSTRGRFMTSEEKGKALPGDRPLYLHVQGQTRELVDRAVNRIKEIITNGVVKAATASSSSSSFTPSSVTVYHQHNPPPPSLPPISHHKPHFQSGMHYVQDKVFVGLEHAIHGFVVKERVEGPGCSYLQHIQAETGAKVFLRGKGSGCLEPASGREAFEPMYIYIRSGHPKPEGLAAAKTLCENLLQTVHAEYSRFLNQMSTMMPTQQGFAQPPVVNGMPPQPPYYPPAGFQPVYPMPVPPPQPQPVPPPYTVPLPIPPAAPTGVPPQYALPPGPVPAPSPAPAPAPASVQSMMPQTLPPAPYPPSAAAPPKGPPSAVPTNPPQRRRFTEEVPDERDSGLLGYQVQASQWAALRLQDSHHRVPLDRRVRGTVGN, from the exons ATGTCATTTTGTGGAACTCATAACGGCGG GCGCCGCAGCAAATGGGACCAGCCCGGTCCCGGTCCCGGTCCCGGCCCCGGAGGGATGGGGGAGGCTGAGGCGGCACCCACCGGGGCTCTGGATGCTGCCGCCGCCGTGGCTGCCAAGATTAATGCCATGTTGGTGGCCAAGGGCAAACTCAAGCCCTCGCAGATTGGACCCCCAGGACCTCCGGAGAAG ATTATGGGTGTTGGGAAGCCTCCAGTGCAAACGAAAGCCAAAGATGACCTGGTCGTAGCCGAGGTGGAGATCAACGACGTCCCGATCACCTGTCGGAATCTCCTGACGCGTGGACAAACCCAGGATGAG ATCAGTAAAGTAAGCGGCGCTGCGGTTTCAACCAGAGGGCGTTTCATGACGTCAGAGGAGAAAGGCAAAGCTCTACCAGG AGATCGACCTCTGTATCTCCATGTTCAAGGACAGACGAGAGAACTTGTGGACA GGGCAGTTAATAGAATCAAGGAAATAATCACCAATGGTGTGGTCAAGGCTGCAACTgcctcatcatcttcttcatccttcACCCCAAGTTCGGTCACAGTTTACCACCAGCATAACCCGCCTCCACCCTCGCTGCCTCCCATTTCCCACCACAAACCACACTTTCAGTCGGGG atgcATTATGTTCAAGATAAAGTCTTTGTGGGACTGGAGCACGCTATCCACGGGTTTGTGGTCAAAGAGCGGGTCGAGGGCCCCGGTTGTTCTTACCTGCAGCACATTCAGGCCGAGACTGGGGCCAAAGTCTTCCTCAGAGGAAAGGGGTCAGGTTGTTTGGAGCCTGCCTCTGGACGAGAGGCCTTTGAACCCATGTACATCTACATCAGGTCAGG TCATCCTAAACCAGAAGGACTCGCAGCAGCCAAAACCTTGTGTGAGAACCTTCTTCAGACT GTCCATGCAGAATATTCTCGCTTCCTCAATCAAATGAGTACAATGATGCCAACACAACAAG gctTTGCTCAGCCTCCAGTGGTGAATGGGATGCCTCCTCAGCCTCCTTACTACCCCCCTGCTGGATTCCAACCAGTCTACCCCATGCCTGTACCCCCACCTCAGCCCCAACCTGTCCCTCCACCTTACACTGTCCCCCTTCCCATACCTCCTGCAGCACCCACAGGTGTGCCTCCCCAATATGCACTCCCACCCGGCCCTGTTCCAGCCCCCAgccctgctccagctcctgccCCTGCTTCCGTTCAAAGCATGATGCCGCAG ACTCTTCCTCCTGCACCATATCCTCCATCTGCTGCAGCACCACCCAAAGGTCCACCTTCTGCTGTCCCCACCAACCCACCACAGAGAAGACGTTTCACAGAGGAGGTACCAGACGAGAGGGACAGCGGCCTGCTGGGATACCAG GTGCAGGCTTCCCAGTGGGCAGCCCTGAGACTGCAGGACTCCCACCACCGAGTTCCTCTGGACCGCCGAGTGAGAGGGACAG TAGGCAACTAA
- the zbtb7b gene encoding zinc finger and BTB domain-containing protein 7B isoform X1 has protein sequence MDAMRRTLRTVPVPIKTGKVAMSPGEDGLIGIPFPEHSNELLSHLNDQRRTGLLCDLTLTSRGARYPTHRSVMAAVSLYFRGLFGAEEGGGEGGGGFSVCQLDCVAPDALDALLEFAYTATLTIPSSGMRDVLRGAQLLGIQCVADACRDILGETAEAEGETAEEQRVQHTAPKRMPEAERGIARCSRRKNDKKKVKKVGLHHIPSSVLIPSPASPISHPSPASDSLRSFPSTQPPSPDQEEPKLGQNGGDPRLIREPGRGATMNGGLLHWLHERPRIAQPPPVPRSIDKLSENSDMEGFGDDSVLMGSTSTPTAVAERGAATSAVGGGRKRKSQTPQQCPVCQKIIHGAGKLPRHMRTHTGEKPFQCSACGVRFTRNDKLKIHMRKHTGERPYPCPHCPARFLHSYDLKNHLSLHSGARPFECPLCHKAFAREDHLQRHRKGHSCLELRTRRPRRGPELMEDEREDGGRMEHSNPLEALSQAHSSAFLSNTVLDGGSGSSAGPSLLFPGDVERGRFALQALAQLGPHRLAGYPQLFLRGLDLRGAREAEIEDPGGTHSPSAFRDQWADEVEEEIGDEEVEEEEDD, from the exons ATGGATGCCATGAGGCGCACGCTGCGGACTGTGCCCGTGCCCATAAAGACAGGGAAG gtggCAATGTCTCCAGGAGAGGACGGTCTGATCGGGATCCCCTTCCCAGAGCACAGCAATGAGCTCTTGTCCCACCTCAATGACCAGAGGAGGACGGGGCTCCTGTGTGACCTCACGCTGACCTCCCGCGGGGCTCGCTATCCAACTCACCGCTCTGTCATGGCCGCCGTCAGTTTATACTTCCGTGGGCTGTTCGGGGCAGAGGAGGGGGGCGGCGAGGGCGGAGGGGGCTTCAGCGTTTGCCAGCTGGACTGTGTGGCACCCGATGCCCTGGACGCCTTGCTGGAGTTCGCCTACACCGCTACGCTGACCATCCCGAGCTCTGGCATGAGAGACGTGCTGCGAGGCGCTCAGCTCCTGGGCATCCAGTGTGTGGCTGATGCCTGCAGAGACATCCTGGGGGAGACGGCGGAGGCAGAGGGCGAGAcggcagaggagcagagagtcCAACACACAGCACCCAAGAGGATgccagaggcagagaggggtATAGCGAGATGCTCCCGAAGAAAAAACgacaaaaagaaagtgaaaaaagttggGTTGCATCACATCCCTTCCTCGGTTTTGATCCCATCACCTGCTTCTCCCATCTCTCACCCTTCGCCTGCATCCGACAGCCTCCGCTCGTTCCCGTCCACCCAGCCGCCCAGCCCCGATCAGGAGGAGCCCAAATTAGGGCAAAACGGAGGAGACCCCAGGTTGATCAGAGAGCCAGGGAGGGGTGCCACCATGAACGGGGGGCTGCTTCACTGGCTGCATGAGCGACCGCGTATAGCCCAGCCTCCTCCTGTCCCACGATCGATTGATAAGCTGTCGGAGAACAGTGACATGGAAGGTTTTGGCGATGACAGCGTGCTGATGGGAAGCACTTCCACGCCTACAGCTGTAGCTGAGCGAGGAGCGGCAACGTCAGCAgtgggaggggggaggaagaggaagtctcAGACGCCCCAGCAGTGTCCCGTCTGTCAGAAGATCATCCACGGAGCGGGAAAACTGCCCCGACacatgaggacacacaccgGAGAAAAACCCTTCCAGTGCTCTGCCTGTGGAGTCCGCTTCACCCG GAATGATAAGTTGAAGATCCacatgagaaaacacacaggcgAGCGCCCCTACCCATGCCCCCACTGCCCCGCCAGGTTTCTACACTCGTACGACCTCAAAAACCACCTGTCCCTCCACAGTGGGGCACGACCCTTCGAGTGCCCGCTCTGCCACAAGGCCTTCGCCCGGGAGGACCACCTCCAACGTCACCGCAAGGGACACAGCTGCCTGGAGCTGCGCACACGCCGGCCCAGGCGTGGTCCTGAGCTCATggaggatgaaagagaggaTGGGGGCCGGATGGAGCACTCCAATCCTCTTGAGGCTTTGTCGCAGGCCCACTCCTCTGCGTTTCTCTCCAACACGGTCCTGGATGGTGGGAGTGGGTCCAGCGCTGGCCCTTCGCTGCTGTTTCCAGGCGACGTCGAGAGGGGCCGTTTCGCCCTTCAGGCTCTGGCCCAGCTCGGGCCTCACAGGCTGGCCGGCTACCCTCAGCTCTTCCTGCGGGGGCTGGATCTGCGAGGGGCCAGAGAGGCGGAGATAGAAGATCCAGGGGGAACCCATTCGCCGTCTGCGTTCCGCGATCAATGGGCAGATGAAGTAGAGGAGGAAATCGGAGATGAGGAagtcgaggaggaggaggacgactag
- the khdc4 gene encoding KH homology domain-containing protein 4 isoform X1: MSFCGTHNGGRRSKWDQPGPGPGPGPGGMGEAEAAPTGALDAAAAVAAKINAMLVAKGKLKPSQIGPPGPPEKIMGVGKPPVQTKAKDDLVVAEVEINDVPITCRNLLTRGQTQDEISKVSGAAVSTRGRFMTSEEKGKALPGDRPLYLHVQGQTRELVDRAVNRIKEIITNGVVKAATASSSSSSFTPSSVTVYHQHNPPPPSLPPISHHKPHFQSGMHYVQDKVFVGLEHAIHGFVVKERVEGPGCSYLQHIQAETGAKVFLRGKGSGCLEPASGREAFEPMYIYIRSGHPKPEGLAAAKTLCENLLQTVHAEYSRFLNQMSTMMPTQQGFAQPPVVNGMPPQPPYYPPAGFQPVYPMPVPPPQPQPVPPPYTVPLPIPPAAPTGVPPQYALPPGPVPAPSPAPAPAPASVQSMMPQTLPPAPYPPSAAAPPKGPPSAVPTNPPQRRRFTEEVPDERDSGLLGYQHGPIHMTNLGAGFPVGSPETAGLPPPSSSGPPSERDSRQLMPPPLLPVNGVRPKMEERRLPQGPMEPAVKRLKTGLVAYTGDSSDEEEDHGTSKASGPGNPGAVPPTSISSGWTQGYRCPPPPPPRAKTQPQQQSMPFWMAP, translated from the exons ATGTCATTTTGTGGAACTCATAACGGCGG GCGCCGCAGCAAATGGGACCAGCCCGGTCCCGGTCCCGGTCCCGGCCCCGGAGGGATGGGGGAGGCTGAGGCGGCACCCACCGGGGCTCTGGATGCTGCCGCCGCCGTGGCTGCCAAGATTAATGCCATGTTGGTGGCCAAGGGCAAACTCAAGCCCTCGCAGATTGGACCCCCAGGACCTCCGGAGAAG ATTATGGGTGTTGGGAAGCCTCCAGTGCAAACGAAAGCCAAAGATGACCTGGTCGTAGCCGAGGTGGAGATCAACGACGTCCCGATCACCTGTCGGAATCTCCTGACGCGTGGACAAACCCAGGATGAG ATCAGTAAAGTAAGCGGCGCTGCGGTTTCAACCAGAGGGCGTTTCATGACGTCAGAGGAGAAAGGCAAAGCTCTACCAGG AGATCGACCTCTGTATCTCCATGTTCAAGGACAGACGAGAGAACTTGTGGACA GGGCAGTTAATAGAATCAAGGAAATAATCACCAATGGTGTGGTCAAGGCTGCAACTgcctcatcatcttcttcatccttcACCCCAAGTTCGGTCACAGTTTACCACCAGCATAACCCGCCTCCACCCTCGCTGCCTCCCATTTCCCACCACAAACCACACTTTCAGTCGGGG atgcATTATGTTCAAGATAAAGTCTTTGTGGGACTGGAGCACGCTATCCACGGGTTTGTGGTCAAAGAGCGGGTCGAGGGCCCCGGTTGTTCTTACCTGCAGCACATTCAGGCCGAGACTGGGGCCAAAGTCTTCCTCAGAGGAAAGGGGTCAGGTTGTTTGGAGCCTGCCTCTGGACGAGAGGCCTTTGAACCCATGTACATCTACATCAGGTCAGG TCATCCTAAACCAGAAGGACTCGCAGCAGCCAAAACCTTGTGTGAGAACCTTCTTCAGACT GTCCATGCAGAATATTCTCGCTTCCTCAATCAAATGAGTACAATGATGCCAACACAACAAG gctTTGCTCAGCCTCCAGTGGTGAATGGGATGCCTCCTCAGCCTCCTTACTACCCCCCTGCTGGATTCCAACCAGTCTACCCCATGCCTGTACCCCCACCTCAGCCCCAACCTGTCCCTCCACCTTACACTGTCCCCCTTCCCATACCTCCTGCAGCACCCACAGGTGTGCCTCCCCAATATGCACTCCCACCCGGCCCTGTTCCAGCCCCCAgccctgctccagctcctgccCCTGCTTCCGTTCAAAGCATGATGCCGCAG ACTCTTCCTCCTGCACCATATCCTCCATCTGCTGCAGCACCACCCAAAGGTCCACCTTCTGCTGTCCCCACCAACCCACCACAGAGAAGACGTTTCACAGAGGAGGTACCAGACGAGAGGGACAGCGGCCTGCTGGGATACCAG CATGGACCCATTCATATGACTAATTTAGGTGCAGGCTTCCCAGTGGGCAGCCCTGAGACTGCAGGACTCCCACCACCGAGTTCCTCTGGACCGCCGAGTGAGAGGGACAG TAGGCAACTAATGCCTCCACCACTTTTGCCTGTGAATGGAGTGAGAcccaagatggaggagagaaggcTGCCCCAAGGCCCCATGG AGCCCGCAgtgaaaagattaaaaactgGTTTGGTAGCGTACACTGGGGATTCatctgatgaagaggaagaccaCGGCACCTCTAAAGCCTCAGGGCCAGGTAACCCTGGGGCAGTTCCCCCGACCTCCATCTCCTCAGGCTGGACACAGGGCTATCGCtgccctcctccaccaccccctCGTGCTAAaacacagccacagcagcagtcgATGCCTTTCTGGATGGCCCCGTAA
- the zbtb7b gene encoding zinc finger and BTB domain-containing protein 7B isoform X2, producing MSPGEDGLIGIPFPEHSNELLSHLNDQRRTGLLCDLTLTSRGARYPTHRSVMAAVSLYFRGLFGAEEGGGEGGGGFSVCQLDCVAPDALDALLEFAYTATLTIPSSGMRDVLRGAQLLGIQCVADACRDILGETAEAEGETAEEQRVQHTAPKRMPEAERGIARCSRRKNDKKKVKKVGLHHIPSSVLIPSPASPISHPSPASDSLRSFPSTQPPSPDQEEPKLGQNGGDPRLIREPGRGATMNGGLLHWLHERPRIAQPPPVPRSIDKLSENSDMEGFGDDSVLMGSTSTPTAVAERGAATSAVGGGRKRKSQTPQQCPVCQKIIHGAGKLPRHMRTHTGEKPFQCSACGVRFTRNDKLKIHMRKHTGERPYPCPHCPARFLHSYDLKNHLSLHSGARPFECPLCHKAFAREDHLQRHRKGHSCLELRTRRPRRGPELMEDEREDGGRMEHSNPLEALSQAHSSAFLSNTVLDGGSGSSAGPSLLFPGDVERGRFALQALAQLGPHRLAGYPQLFLRGLDLRGAREAEIEDPGGTHSPSAFRDQWADEVEEEIGDEEVEEEEDD from the exons ATGTCTCCAGGAGAGGACGGTCTGATCGGGATCCCCTTCCCAGAGCACAGCAATGAGCTCTTGTCCCACCTCAATGACCAGAGGAGGACGGGGCTCCTGTGTGACCTCACGCTGACCTCCCGCGGGGCTCGCTATCCAACTCACCGCTCTGTCATGGCCGCCGTCAGTTTATACTTCCGTGGGCTGTTCGGGGCAGAGGAGGGGGGCGGCGAGGGCGGAGGGGGCTTCAGCGTTTGCCAGCTGGACTGTGTGGCACCCGATGCCCTGGACGCCTTGCTGGAGTTCGCCTACACCGCTACGCTGACCATCCCGAGCTCTGGCATGAGAGACGTGCTGCGAGGCGCTCAGCTCCTGGGCATCCAGTGTGTGGCTGATGCCTGCAGAGACATCCTGGGGGAGACGGCGGAGGCAGAGGGCGAGAcggcagaggagcagagagtcCAACACACAGCACCCAAGAGGATgccagaggcagagaggggtATAGCGAGATGCTCCCGAAGAAAAAACgacaaaaagaaagtgaaaaaagttggGTTGCATCACATCCCTTCCTCGGTTTTGATCCCATCACCTGCTTCTCCCATCTCTCACCCTTCGCCTGCATCCGACAGCCTCCGCTCGTTCCCGTCCACCCAGCCGCCCAGCCCCGATCAGGAGGAGCCCAAATTAGGGCAAAACGGAGGAGACCCCAGGTTGATCAGAGAGCCAGGGAGGGGTGCCACCATGAACGGGGGGCTGCTTCACTGGCTGCATGAGCGACCGCGTATAGCCCAGCCTCCTCCTGTCCCACGATCGATTGATAAGCTGTCGGAGAACAGTGACATGGAAGGTTTTGGCGATGACAGCGTGCTGATGGGAAGCACTTCCACGCCTACAGCTGTAGCTGAGCGAGGAGCGGCAACGTCAGCAgtgggaggggggaggaagaggaagtctcAGACGCCCCAGCAGTGTCCCGTCTGTCAGAAGATCATCCACGGAGCGGGAAAACTGCCCCGACacatgaggacacacaccgGAGAAAAACCCTTCCAGTGCTCTGCCTGTGGAGTCCGCTTCACCCG GAATGATAAGTTGAAGATCCacatgagaaaacacacaggcgAGCGCCCCTACCCATGCCCCCACTGCCCCGCCAGGTTTCTACACTCGTACGACCTCAAAAACCACCTGTCCCTCCACAGTGGGGCACGACCCTTCGAGTGCCCGCTCTGCCACAAGGCCTTCGCCCGGGAGGACCACCTCCAACGTCACCGCAAGGGACACAGCTGCCTGGAGCTGCGCACACGCCGGCCCAGGCGTGGTCCTGAGCTCATggaggatgaaagagaggaTGGGGGCCGGATGGAGCACTCCAATCCTCTTGAGGCTTTGTCGCAGGCCCACTCCTCTGCGTTTCTCTCCAACACGGTCCTGGATGGTGGGAGTGGGTCCAGCGCTGGCCCTTCGCTGCTGTTTCCAGGCGACGTCGAGAGGGGCCGTTTCGCCCTTCAGGCTCTGGCCCAGCTCGGGCCTCACAGGCTGGCCGGCTACCCTCAGCTCTTCCTGCGGGGGCTGGATCTGCGAGGGGCCAGAGAGGCGGAGATAGAAGATCCAGGGGGAACCCATTCGCCGTCTGCGTTCCGCGATCAATGGGCAGATGAAGTAGAGGAGGAAATCGGAGATGAGGAagtcgaggaggaggaggacgactag
- the khdc4 gene encoding KH homology domain-containing protein 4 isoform X2, with translation MSFCGTHNGGRRSKWDQPGPGPGPGPGGMGEAEAAPTGALDAAAAVAAKINAMLVAKGKLKPSQIGPPGPPEKIMGVGKPPVQTKAKDDLVVAEVEINDVPITCRNLLTRGQTQDEISKVSGAAVSTRGRFMTSEEKGKALPGDRPLYLHVQGQTRELVDRAVNRIKEIITNGVVKAATASSSSSSFTPSSVTVYHQHNPPPPSLPPISHHKPHFQSGMHYVQDKVFVGLEHAIHGFVVKERVEGPGCSYLQHIQAETGAKVFLRGKGSGCLEPASGREAFEPMYIYISHPKPEGLAAAKTLCENLLQTVHAEYSRFLNQMSTMMPTQQGFAQPPVVNGMPPQPPYYPPAGFQPVYPMPVPPPQPQPVPPPYTVPLPIPPAAPTGVPPQYALPPGPVPAPSPAPAPAPASVQSMMPQTLPPAPYPPSAAAPPKGPPSAVPTNPPQRRRFTEEVPDERDSGLLGYQHGPIHMTNLGAGFPVGSPETAGLPPPSSSGPPSERDSRQLMPPPLLPVNGVRPKMEERRLPQGPMEPAVKRLKTGLVAYTGDSSDEEEDHGTSKASGPGNPGAVPPTSISSGWTQGYRCPPPPPPRAKTQPQQQSMPFWMAP, from the exons ATGTCATTTTGTGGAACTCATAACGGCGG GCGCCGCAGCAAATGGGACCAGCCCGGTCCCGGTCCCGGTCCCGGCCCCGGAGGGATGGGGGAGGCTGAGGCGGCACCCACCGGGGCTCTGGATGCTGCCGCCGCCGTGGCTGCCAAGATTAATGCCATGTTGGTGGCCAAGGGCAAACTCAAGCCCTCGCAGATTGGACCCCCAGGACCTCCGGAGAAG ATTATGGGTGTTGGGAAGCCTCCAGTGCAAACGAAAGCCAAAGATGACCTGGTCGTAGCCGAGGTGGAGATCAACGACGTCCCGATCACCTGTCGGAATCTCCTGACGCGTGGACAAACCCAGGATGAG ATCAGTAAAGTAAGCGGCGCTGCGGTTTCAACCAGAGGGCGTTTCATGACGTCAGAGGAGAAAGGCAAAGCTCTACCAGG AGATCGACCTCTGTATCTCCATGTTCAAGGACAGACGAGAGAACTTGTGGACA GGGCAGTTAATAGAATCAAGGAAATAATCACCAATGGTGTGGTCAAGGCTGCAACTgcctcatcatcttcttcatccttcACCCCAAGTTCGGTCACAGTTTACCACCAGCATAACCCGCCTCCACCCTCGCTGCCTCCCATTTCCCACCACAAACCACACTTTCAGTCGGGG atgcATTATGTTCAAGATAAAGTCTTTGTGGGACTGGAGCACGCTATCCACGGGTTTGTGGTCAAAGAGCGGGTCGAGGGCCCCGGTTGTTCTTACCTGCAGCACATTCAGGCCGAGACTGGGGCCAAAGTCTTCCTCAGAGGAAAGGGGTCAGGTTGTTTGGAGCCTGCCTCTGGACGAGAGGCCTTTGAACCCATGTACATCTACATCAG TCATCCTAAACCAGAAGGACTCGCAGCAGCCAAAACCTTGTGTGAGAACCTTCTTCAGACT GTCCATGCAGAATATTCTCGCTTCCTCAATCAAATGAGTACAATGATGCCAACACAACAAG gctTTGCTCAGCCTCCAGTGGTGAATGGGATGCCTCCTCAGCCTCCTTACTACCCCCCTGCTGGATTCCAACCAGTCTACCCCATGCCTGTACCCCCACCTCAGCCCCAACCTGTCCCTCCACCTTACACTGTCCCCCTTCCCATACCTCCTGCAGCACCCACAGGTGTGCCTCCCCAATATGCACTCCCACCCGGCCCTGTTCCAGCCCCCAgccctgctccagctcctgccCCTGCTTCCGTTCAAAGCATGATGCCGCAG ACTCTTCCTCCTGCACCATATCCTCCATCTGCTGCAGCACCACCCAAAGGTCCACCTTCTGCTGTCCCCACCAACCCACCACAGAGAAGACGTTTCACAGAGGAGGTACCAGACGAGAGGGACAGCGGCCTGCTGGGATACCAG CATGGACCCATTCATATGACTAATTTAGGTGCAGGCTTCCCAGTGGGCAGCCCTGAGACTGCAGGACTCCCACCACCGAGTTCCTCTGGACCGCCGAGTGAGAGGGACAG TAGGCAACTAATGCCTCCACCACTTTTGCCTGTGAATGGAGTGAGAcccaagatggaggagagaaggcTGCCCCAAGGCCCCATGG AGCCCGCAgtgaaaagattaaaaactgGTTTGGTAGCGTACACTGGGGATTCatctgatgaagaggaagaccaCGGCACCTCTAAAGCCTCAGGGCCAGGTAACCCTGGGGCAGTTCCCCCGACCTCCATCTCCTCAGGCTGGACACAGGGCTATCGCtgccctcctccaccaccccctCGTGCTAAaacacagccacagcagcagtcgATGCCTTTCTGGATGGCCCCGTAA
- the LOC118113854 gene encoding NADH dehydrogenase [ubiquinone] flavoprotein 1, mitochondrial produces the protein MLPRRTLWNAVTRQITPRLSYSSAAQTQVKPKKATFGSLSDQDRIFTNLYGRHDWRLKGAAKRGDWYKTKEIMLKGPDWILNEVKISGLRGRGGAGFPTGMKWSFMNKPSDGRPKYLVVNADEGEPGTCKDREIMRHDPHKLIEGCLLAGRAMGAHAAYIYIRGEFYNESSNLQVAINEAYKAGLIGKNACGSGFDFDVFVMRGAGAYICGEETALIESLEGKQGKPRLKPPFPADIGVFGCPTTVSNVETVAVAPAICRRGGAWFASFGRERNSGTKLFNISGHVNTPCTVEEEMSVPLRELIERHGGGVRGGWDNLLGVIPGGSSTPIIPRHVCDDVLMDFDDLVRAETALGTAAIIVLDKSTDVIRAIARLVEFYKHESCGQCTPCREGVDWMDQMMWRFVRGEAAVSEIDMIWELSKQIEGHTICALGDGAAWPVQGLIRHFRPIMENRIGQYNKKNPPREPAIEMM, from the exons ATGCTGCCGCGACGGACGCTGTGGAACGCGGTGACGCGTCAGATCACTCCGCGGCTGAGCTACAGCAGCGCAGCACAAACTCAG GTGAAGCCAAAAAAGGCCACGTTTGGCTCTCTGAGCGACCAGGACCGGATATTCACCAATTTATATGGCCGGCATGACTGGAG ACTGAAGGGAGCAGCAAAAAGAGGAGACTGGTACAAGACGAAGGAGATCATGCTGAAGGGACCAGACTGGATACTGAACGAGGTGAAAATCTCAGGGCTGCGGGGCAGGGGGGGGGCAGGCTTCCCCACTGGAATGAAGTGGAGCTTCATGAACAAACCCAGCGACGGCAG GCCCAAGTATTTGGTGGTGAATGCTGACGAGGGCGAGCCCGGGACCTGTAAAGACCGTGAGATCATGCGTCACGACCCCCACAAGCTGATAGAGGGCTGCCTGCTGGCTGGAAGAGCCATGGGAGCCCACGCTGCATACATCTACATCAGAGGAGAGTTTTACAATGAGTCATCAAATCTACAG GTGGCTATTAATGAGGCATACAAAGCAGGGCTGATAGGGAAGAACGCCTGCGGCTCTGGGTTTGACTTTGACGTGTTTGTGATGCGAGGAGCCGGCGCCTACATCTGCGGCGAGGAGACGGCCCTCATCGAGTCTCTTGAGGGCAAACAAGGGAAACCCCGACTGAAGCCACCGTTCCCTGCAGATATAG GGGTGTTTGGATGCCCGACGACTGTTTCCAACGTGGAGACGGTTGCTGTGGCGCCTGCAATCTGTCGTCGAGGAGGAGCCTGGTTTGCCAGCTTTGGGAGGGAGAGGAACTCTGGGACCAAGCTGTTCAACATCTCCGGTCACGTGAACACGCCGTGcacggtggaggaggagatgtctGTTCCGCTGAGGGAGCTGATAGAGAGACacggag GAGGAGTGAGGGGCGGCTGGGACAATCTATTAGGAGTGATCCCAGGGGGGTCCTccactcccatcatccctcgGCATGTGTGCGATGATGTTTTGATGGATTTCGATGACCTGGTCCGCGCAGAGACGGCTCTGGGAACTGCAGCCATTATAGTCCTGGATAAATCT ACTGATGTGATTAGAGCCATTGCACGTTTGGTGGAGTTCTACAAACACGAGAGCTGTGGCCAGTGCACCCCCTGCAGAGAGG GTGTGGACTGGATGGATCAGATGATGTGGAGGTTTGTGCGAGGAGAAGCAGCCGTTTCAGAGATCGACATGATCTGGGAGCTGAGCAAGCAGATCGAGGGACACACCATCTGTGCCCTCGGGGACGGAGCCGCTTGGCCTGTGCAG GGCCTAATCCGCCATTTCCGGCCAATCATGGAGAATCGCATTGGTCAGTATAACAAGAAAAACCCTCCAAGAGAGCCGGCGATTGAGATGATGTGA